The genomic window GTGCTGATAAAGCCTACATTGGAGAGACTCAAATTATCACTCCGCATAAAAAAACTAAGAAAAGAGAATTAACTGAAGCTCAAATAAAAGAAAATAAAGCTTTATCATCTAATCGGATTTTTGTTGAGCATTTAATTCGAGTTGTCAAAGTATTTAAAGTAGTTCAAGAAAGATTTCGCTTACATAAGAGTCGATATAAATCGGTTTTGTTAACCGTTTGTGGATTAGTTCGGTTGAG from Crocosphaera subtropica ATCC 51142 includes these protein-coding regions:
- a CDS encoding transposase family protein, whose protein sequence is MPKAEDIIDVVIGKPGPTSDINICRQTLNKFKINQTFSADKAYIGETQIITPHKKTKKRELTEAQIKENKALSSNRIFVEHLIRVVKVFKVVQERFRLHKSRYKSVLLTVCGLVRLRISSLILKIIESSQSGEVIDVIMSHSFMSKLELIPSTPY